In Rosa rugosa chromosome 4, drRosRugo1.1, whole genome shotgun sequence, the genomic stretch TCTTTTGAGGATATGTTGGCTGATCCATTCACTAAACCATTATCTGTTGCAGTTTTTAAAGAACATGTTAAGAATATGGGTTTAGTTGAGTCTTTAGATGTTGTTTGAATCAGTGGGAGCTCATAATTTGTTTTAGAAGCTCAGCTTGGATGTAATTTTCATTAAAGAACATCTttgtattttctgatttatatGGATGATGAACTATCAGTTAAGTTTTATTATTGCAGCTTGAATTTGGTGTTTGTATTACTGCAGTAAATTATGAAATATATGTATCTATGTGCCTGTGTTTGGAAATTTGATTTTATGCAGGATAAGAAGACTAAGAGCAGCTGCTTATGATCCATACTAAACtgtcattttggttttggacaGTGAGCAGAGGATCAGGATTCTCTTTGAGATTTTGCAGGCTTCAATTTGAAGCATTTATAGCTCTGAAACTTTTTAGAAGCTAAAGGAGGACCATGTGTGAGGTATAAAGTATAAATCACAATGCAGACGCCTCATATGTTAATTTTCATGTTCTGTTGGGGACTTGCATGATTATAGTTCTGTTCTTGTGATCATAGAGTGCTATCATTGTCAGTTTTCTTTGGTAGTTTTCTATGGTTCATTTACAGCAATTATTTTTGTGAAAGTCTTGAAATTAGGTTCTGCGTTATTGTGTAATAATAAGTGATCACTAAGGAGTTCTTGTAAATCTTGTTTTGTTGGTTAATGAAGCTAGTATGaaagtccaagtgggagaatgtaaaACCTAATTGGACTATCATACAATATGGAACTTCATTAATCACAATATAAGATCATCTTAGGAACAAGAATTAAGGATTACACAATGTGATGCAATCCGGATAACTTGCAAATAAGGAAAGTGTGATTATACTCTTTGCAGGTTGAGGAAACCTAATTCTATGTGGACTATAATTAGTTTACTAAGACATGAAGTAAAGTATGCTTTGCAGAGGAGTTGAATCCatgattcacaaggaaatctttATGGGAAGGTTTAGGAATCATCAACTCATATATAAAGCAAGGTCCCTGTTCTCACAATTAATCAAGCAATATTGTCTACCCCATTATAGACTACTAAAGCATTGGAGAGAACAGAAGACTTGTGCTTTCGGCATTGCGATGGCTTCTACATCATCAGGTTAGTAATTCTTCATCGAGTTATGGTTTGTGTTTCTTGAATGTATATGATGGATGTTTGTTTGTGTTACTCTAACACTTTCGAGCATTGAAGTAGATTATGCCAATTCTGAAGCAACTGACATGGAGTGGGAGGAAGGGCAGTTTTCCCTTGCAGTGctgtatgatgatgatgatgatgatgaatctAGTTCAAATGCTGGGTTTTCATCAATTCAAGATGGTGATATGCATGAAGCACCTGTGATCAAGTCTGATGCCATTGTTACCGACTGCAATGACATCATTCATGATTACTATGAAGTACTGCAAGAACTTTTCATAGAGAAAACTCCATCTTTTGAGACCCAACTCAAAAATGATGGCACAAAACAGAATTTCTGGCATTGAAGAATCTGAAAGATTGACCTATGACCAATTTTCTTACACTGAGGATTCATTTGAAGAAGACAGTGAACTATCAGAGACAGAAATAGAgatatcttcatcttcaatacaAGAGCCAACTGAGGACCTAACAGCAACCAGTGAGGAAGTTCAAGAGAAAACCAGAGTTTTTGAAGCAGAGGATCATGAAATGGAGTCCCATCTTGGAGATGTTGAAAGCCACTACACTGCTGCTTGTGAGACGAATGAAGCTTCAAATAGCCAACCAAGGAATGAATTTCAAGATAATGGAACAACTATGTCGACAAGTAACCACATTTCCAATGCTGCTCAGGATATCAGCACAACATATGAAGCTGAAACAAACGCAGAGAAAGAGGATTCAGAAACAGATAAAAGTGTTGTCACTGTTGTTTCTGGAAGAGGCACAGAAAGTTGAAGACACCAAATCCTCAGCAGATATCCAGATTTCTGATTCAGCAAAAACTATGGTTGTACATGATGAAGATGCTAGTAAGGTTGGTGATAATGCAGACACTGCTTAAGATTGTAATTCAGGCTAAGGTATTGTTGATGAAAACACTTTTGTTGACAGTAAAGATAACCTGGCCAATGGGGAGTACACGGATAATGCTAAAGCTGAATATGACTATCATATCTTCACAGGGAAGGATCAAAGTGAATTTAAGAAGGAAAAGATCTCAAGTTCCAGTGAAGGTGAGGATCAGAGTGATCTAAAGCTGAAGCAAATAGATGTAGCAGAAAACAGTGGCGGAGACATTGATAGAATGGAAGTGGACAACACTTCAGAGCCAGAAGCAGCAGAAACTTTCCTCATGGCCAATAGTAGCATCAGTCCAGGGATGAAGAGAAAGTTTTCCCATCAAGAAAGCAATTCGGATGAAGAACTGCAATACACAAACTGGAAATGGAAAATCAATTGCAAGAGAAGTATCAAGGATGAGGAAGAACAATGGAAATATAATCAAAGAAAACCCAATTACCTGCCATTGGTTCCTGGCCCTGAAGCAGAGAAGGTTGACTTGAGGCATCAGATAAtagatgaaaagaaaaatgcagAGGAATGGATGCTCGACTTTGCAATCCAACAAGCTGTAACTAAACTTGCTCCAGCTAGGAAGAAGAAGGTGGCATTGCTTGTTGAAGCTTTTGAGAAAGTCATGCCAGTGCCGCAATATGAACCCCGTTTGAAGCATTCTTCAGCAGCCTTCAGTCATGCAAGACCTATGCAAGCTTGTAGCTGATGATAGTCGCTGAGGTGAGTACAATATCATAACTTCCGAGATCTATTTCTAAGTTCGTATTTGTAGTTGTTGAAAGGAATTCGTATCTCATACATACAGGAGGAAATTTCAGAGTGCTATATCTACAAAAAGTCAATGAAGTAGGAGGTATCCACAGGTCCAGAGAAACAACTATCATTTCTCAGTTCCTATCTGAATTTATAGAGGAAAACCATCATGCAATGATGGGATTCGACATTTGGAATCGATTCTGAGATGTGGGTGTAGTAGTATAGCTTGCACAATAATTTATGTAATGCCAGTTTAACATTATAATGGTGTTGAACAGATGTTATCAAGCAATCTTTTGCTGTTGTAAGGGTGCACTTATCTCCCAGACATTGTACTATTGCTTGCTTGATAAGTCAAGTGCAGAATGACTGCAGTGTTCACCTCCTATTTCATGTTAGCAACTTAGCAACAATGATGGAGCAAACAAATCTAAAGTTCATGCATGCCACAATTGCTGTGAGTAGGTTATAAGTTGCAACTTATCTTGTATGTCAAAAGGACTGCGAATCTTAACAGAAAAACAGGGCAAGAAAATGATGACTGCGATCATCTAAAGTCTAGTTCTCACTATTCCTCATAGTTTGAAATTCTAAGCAAGATCATACATAAAAATCATCAACAAAATTGACAACACTGCTCAATGCACAATTCTTAAAAAATTGAACTCAACTGTTGGCTTGTAGTACAGCAAagtattttcaatttttcttttacaaatttcAAATAATTACAAAATTATGGCACTAACTTCTTGTCTAGGGGAACTTGACTTTGATTCCAGGCGACTCCAAAAGAAGTGAACAGAGCTTTGCAGAGTAATTTCCTAGACCACTGAGGTCTAATCTTTGCTCTTCCAGACCAGTTTCAACTTCAAAAGAACTAGTCTCTGAACTTTCAACTTGTTCTCTATCATTTTTACTTGTGATTTCATCGTTAAACAACCCAAGGGCATCTGTTGTAGAAAGGGAATGAACAGATTCATACAATCCCTGAAATCGAGTCCTTTGTTCTTCCGTTTCAATCAACTTCTCCCTTATACCATCTGGAAGGGAAGCCAATGTACTTCATTTTGGTTGAAGATAGACCAGAATAAGTAAAGAGAAAAAGAACATATAAGATATgaggaacaaaaaaaataattgcaaGTGAAAAATTTAGTGTGGAATGAAGAACTTAcaataagaaaaaaagaaaaaagaaaaaagaaaaaaaaaagggaactaACAATAAGAAATACAaacttcatatatttaattttaCCTTGTAACACCTCTCACAAGACCCCAGTTGTAACCAACAAGGACTGATTGCTTAAAGCCAATATTGAATCCCTCCTGAGAAGAAGCTTCCTTTCCGGCTATAACACCATCACGGTATCCCATCTGCATATTATCAAAAATTAAGGATAAACTAGGACCActtgatataaaaaaaacaacagaacatagaaaaagaaaaaattttgaAAGTTTGAACTGTAAAACAACCGTATGGAATTGGTCACGTCTCCTCTGCCATTCCTTGTCCATATCAGAGGCTTCATTCACTTCGTTATCAGAACCACACCATGAAGATCCATCTTCATCCGACAACTGAACCTTAACATGATCTGAAACCAAAAGTTGAACAAATAACTAAACACAAAAATCAGCAAAACTACAATAATCACCTGACGGACAAAATTTGAAGTTAATCTAATACACATCGTTGCAAGAACATATCAGAGGCAAACTTTTAAATCACcaattatcaaaaaaaaattgaattaccATCTAAACCACTTTGTTTACTGGTGACATTCAATGTGGAACCCAATTGCGATTTTGATAGCTGTAAACTTTCTGAGTAAAGCTCATCAGCAAAACTGCCCTCCATCTCTAGAAAAACATATGaaagaaaacccaaatcagtaTTGCAATAAGGCAATGAACTGAAGTAGCATACACAATTATAACAAAAACATTTTCTTGAGTCCATATGCAACAcacttcaaaaattcattttcattttaaaCACGTTGACGAAAACGTGCAAAATTATAGTCAATTGAAAGGCCAGTCTTATAATTGTACAAAATAAGCTGACtactcttctcttaataatactcttctcttaataatagtatagataagacACATTGAAATAAAAAGTGCATTTGATCGTGGGAGCAGTACATGCTTCAACAATTGCAGTTTATGATTTCAACAATGTTACATCTTCTGACAGAAAAAGCAGTGTACAGAAAATTACAGAACAGCTACATCTTCTGACATATCCATTTCGAAAAATGAAGTTAGTTGAGATTCAGCTTGCTCTTCATAAGACTCGTAGTCACCAGCATCTTGTACATATCCATGTCGCTTCATTTGTTCTGTGAGAAAATTCAAAAGACAATAAATTTCATTCTTTTGACAATGCCTTTTATCTTTCACCAGGAAAACATTCAGATGACCCTGTATTTCAATCCAACTGCAACCCGGCTGCTTGACAACCCCCCGTTGCCTCATCAGCTTCCTTACTCTTACAACATCGCTCCATCTCCCAAGCTCAGCATACATGTTTGAGAGAAGAACATAAGGTCCAGAATTCCTCGGTTCAATAGCTAACAGCTTCTCTGCCACATATTTCCCCAAGTTAATGTTACGATGAACTTTACAAGCAGCAAGCAAAGAACCCCATATAACGGCATCGGGTTGCATTGGCATGACCTCTATTAAATTCTTAGCTTCGTCAAGGCAACCCGCTCGACCAAGTAGATCAACCATACATGTATAATGGTCCTTCAATGGTACCACCCCATGCTCTTCATTCATTGTGTAAAAAATATTTCTCCCTTCTTCAACCAATCCTGCGTGGCTACAAGCACATAGAACACCAATCATAGTAACATGGTCTGGTTGCTCCCCTGATACCAGCATTTTTCTAAATATTTCAAGAGCTTCAGTCCCATAACCATTTTGCGCATGTCCCACAATCATAGCATTCCATGAGACATGATCCCTTTCCAACATATTTCTAAACACCTGACAGCCATCTTCAATAGACCCACATTTCATGTACATATCTATTAGAGAATTTCCAACAAATATATCAGGCTCTTCACCAACCTGGAATTGAAATCCATGCTTCAATATGTGTGAATGAGCTTGCTTGCCAAGCTGCAGATCAACAAGACTTGCACAAGCATTGAGTAGATTTGCAAATGTGTAGTGGGTGGGCCAAACAGACTCTCTTTTCAAGAGGAGAAAGAGACCAAGGGCCTCTTCATTCTCTCCATTCTGTGTGTACCCTGCAATAAGTGCATTCCAAGAGACTACATTCCTCTCCATCATCTTTGTAAACAACGACCTTGCAACTTCTACACTTGCCGCCTTTGCATATCCACTTACCATGGAAGTTTCTGAGACCACATTTCTGATAGACATCCCATCGAAAACCCTTCTGGCCTCATTTATTCTGTTGCATTTTGCATACATATCAACTAATGCATTTCCCAATACAACATCGTTCCTATATTTATCACATTTCATAATGCAAGCATGTATTTGCTGACCTTCTTTCACG encodes the following:
- the LOC133744585 gene encoding calmodulin binding protein PICBP-like — protein: MFVCVTLTLSSIEVDYANSEATDMEWEEGQFSLAVLYDDDDDDESSSNAGFSSIQDGDMHEAPVIKSDAIVTDCNDIIHDYYEDSFEEDSELSETEIEISSSSIQEPTEDLTATSEEVQEKTRVFEAEDHEMESHLGDVESHYTAACETNEASNSQPRNEFQDNGTTMSTSNHISNAAQDISTTYEAETNAEKEDSETDKSVVTVVSGRGIVDENTFVDSKDNLANGEYTDNAKAEYDYHIFTGKDQSEFKKEKISSSSEGEDQSDLKLKQIDVAENSGGDIDRMEVDNTSEPEAAETFLMANSSISPGMKRKFSHQESNSDEELQYTNWKWKINCKRSIKDEEEQWKYNQRKPNYLPLVPGPEAEKVDLRHQIIDEKKNAEEWMLDFAIQQAVTKLAPARKKKVALLVEAFEKVMPVPQYEPRLKHSSAAFSHARPMQACS
- the LOC133706972 gene encoding uncharacterized protein LOC133706972, translating into MEGSFADELYSESLQLSKSQLGSTLNVTSKQSGLDDHVKVQLSDEDGSSWCGSDNEVNEASDMDKEWQRRRDQFHTMGYRDGVIAGKEASSQEGFNIGFKQSVLVGYNWGLVRGVTSTLASLPDGIREKLIETEEQRTRFQGLYESVHSLSTTDALGLFNDEITSKNDREQVESSETSSFEVETGLEEQRLDLSGLGNYSAKLCSLLLESPGIKVKFP
- the LOC133706970 gene encoding pentatricopeptide repeat-containing protein At2g13600-like; its protein translation is MVGFRQGLLKQIVGDLAFVDSSPFGKLLDSCIRTKSARDARRVHARVIKTQFSSEVFIQNRLIDAYGKCGSLDDARKVFDKMPERNTFSWNCIITAFMKLGFVDEALQSFRSMPEPDQCSWNSMVSGFAQHGRFEQALEYFVNMHGEDFVLNEYTFGSALSACAGLRELKMGVQIHGFIAKSCYSSDVYMGSALIDMYSKCGNVAFAQRVFDSMSVRNVVSWNSLITCYEQNGPASEAVQVFVRMMACGFKPDELTLASMVSACASLSAVKEGQQIHACIMKCDKYRNDVVLGNALVDMYAKCNRINEARRVFDGMSIRNVVSETSMVSGYAKAASVEVARSLFTKMMERNVVSWNALIAGYTQNGENEEALGLFLLLKRESVWPTHYTFANLLNACASLVDLQLGKQAHSHILKHGFQFQVGEEPDIFVGNSLIDMYMKCGSIEDGCQVFRNMLERDHVSWNAMIVGHAQNGYGTEALEIFRKMLVSGEQPDHVTMIGVLCACSHAGLVEEGRNIFYTMNEEHGVVPLKDHYTCMVDLLGRAGCLDEAKNLIEVMPMQPDAVIWGSLLAACKVHRNINLGKYVAEKLLAIEPRNSGPYVLLSNMYAELGRWSDVVRVRKLMRQRGVVKQPGCSWIEIQGHLNVFLVKDKRHCQKNEIYCLLNFLTEQMKRHGYVQDAGDYESYEEQAESQLTSFFEMDMSEDVAVLDGGQFC